Sequence from the Deinococcus malanensis genome:
TGCGCGGGCGTAGCCGGGGTGTCACCCAGTGCCAGTGCCAGGGCCACGTTCGGCCGTGGGCTCAGGTCCGGCACGCCATCGGCGCTCAGTGTGTCGGCAAACGCCGTACCGGTCCAGAAGACGCTGAAGCTCTCCTTGGCCCGTTGCAGATGAGCGGCAAAGGCAGGCGGCTCGCCCGACATCTGCGAGAGACGGCCCTCGGCGCCAAGGGCTGCCAGCCACAGCCCCTGGATCTCCACCGGCTTGCCATGTCGGGGGGTCACGACCCAGCCCTCGATTTTCACGTCCATCCAGGTCAGCTGAGCGCCGGGTTCTCCGGCCAGCAGCAGGCCGTCCCCCGGGTCCATGCGGATTCCATGATCGGTTCCCCGGACATGCCAGTCCAGCAGGTCACGTACCTGCGGCAGGGACTGGCGGGCAAAGTCCAGGTCGCCGCTGGCCTGCACATACAGTTCCAGCGCCACCACCAGCCACAGCGCGCCGTCCACGGTGTTGTAGCCCGCGCCACTGCCATCTTCATGAAAATTGTTCGGGATCAATCCCCGGCGCAGGGTGGCCAGGAATGTGCCCAGCAGGTCACGCGCCTCGGTGTAGCGGCCCGTGACCAGCGTCAGGCCGGTCAGGGCGATCATCGCGTCGCGGCCCCAGTCGGCAAACCAGGGATAGCCGGCGATCACTGTGACGCCGGCCGGGGCCGAACGCTGCGCGAGATAGGCGTCGGCGGCCACGGCGAGGGTCGCCACCAGGTCGTCGCGGACACCCGTCGCGGCCCAGGCCTGCCGGGCGTGCTCCCGGCGCCGGTTCGCTTCCGCCTCGTAGGCGGCCCAGGGGTCCGGCACTCCTGCAGCTGATCCCGCGCTAAAGACCAGGGCAATCTGACCTCCGCCTGCCGGCAGCTGGACCTGCCACAGGGCTGCACCCAGCGTCAGTTCGGACTCGGCCTCTCCTCGCGCCTGGTCGTGGCGGTAAAAGACGCGCTGCGGAAAAGGCGCGGGCGTCAGCGGCTGGACCCCGGCACCCGGGGCATGCAGCTGGACCCGGGTGAGCCGCTCGCCCTCGACCAGGGCTTCGTTGTCCACGCAGCGCAGGCTCAGGCGCGGGACGCCGGTATGGACCGTATGCATGTCCCGGTCTACGAAAAACCCTCCCAGGGTCAGGGTGACCGGCTCGTCGGCCTGCACGTCGTACAGGTACACCACGCTGTCGGCGCCGTGCGGCATACAGCTGCGGCGTCGAACGCGCACGCCACGCCACAGCTGTTCCCGTTCGGGCAACAGGTCGCGCAGTGTGGCTCCTGCCAGCAGGTCCAGGCCCTGCCCTTCAAACACGCCAGGAGCCAGTTCGAGGGAATGCAGCGTGGCCTCGCCGCTGGGCGTGCTCAGAATTTCCAGCGGCGAGGCCAGATGGGCGTAGCGCTGAACAGGAGGCTGCTGACTGACATTCAGGGCCGAATAACAGCGGGTGGGCACGCCAGCCAGACTGCCCAGTGAGAACCCGCCCCGGCCGTCGGTCAGCAGCACTTCCAGGTCAGGAGAGCGGGCCTGCCCTGGGCCGAAGGAGCGTGTCACTGCCGGTGAGGAAGCAGACGGGAAAGACATACGGCCCAGCATGGCATCAAGCATGATGAAACGCTCCAGACCATACGCCTCCCGACCAGGGAAAGGCCCGTGGTAAACTGCGGACCTGTCTGTCTGAAACAGCGCCCTCTTGCGGCGCATACGAGACAACAGGCCGCCCAGGCTGCCAGCGTGCGCCGGGCGCGGCGGAGGTGGTAAACATAGCGAAAGAACACAAGGTCAACGAGCAGATCCGCGTCCGCCAGATCAGGCTTATCGGCGGCGAAGGCGAGCAGATCGGCATTATCGACACCCGTGACGCCATGAACATGGCGCGCGAGAAGGGGCTGGACCTGGTCATGGTCAGCCCACAGGCCGTTCCACCTGTCTGCCGCCTGCTCGACTATGGCCGGTTCCGCTACGAACAGCAGCAGAACGAGAAGGAAAACCGCAAGCGCGTGCGCTCGCAGGAAGTCAAGGCCATCAAATTCCGGGTCAAGATTGATGACCATGACTTCAAGACCAAAACAGGCCACGTACGCCGTTTCCTGGACGACGGTCACAAGGTCAAGGTCACCATCATGTTCCGTGGCCGCGAACGCACCCACCCGGAACTGGGTGAGCGCATCCTGGTTCGAGTGGCAGAAGCTCTGGCCGATGTGGGAACGCCCGAAGGCATGCCCAGCATGATGGGCATGGACATGAACATGATCATGGCTCCCAAGCAGGCCCCCGCGCCCAAGAAAGAGCGCACGGAGGATACCGGGGATAAGGCCGGCTCTGCCGAAAAAGCCGAGCCAGTACCGGCCACTGCTCCTGCTGAAGCTCCTGCCAACGTCTGAGTTCAGCCTCAGAGCTAAGCGCCGTCCTACACAGGGCGGCGTTTTTTTGATGACCAGACCTGAGAAGGAAAGAAAGAAATGTCTGCGCCCATCCCTCATGCTTTATTTAGTAAACTGGTGCCATGATCAAGATGTACACGACCAGCTGGTGCCCTGACTGCCATGTGGCCAAACGCGCTCTGCAGCAGAAAGGCTTTGACTTCGAGGAAATCAACATCGAGAACGACGATGAGGCGGCGCAGTACGTGATGCGGGTCAATGGCGGCAAGCGCAGCGTGCCGACCCTGGTGAGTGGTGACGTCGCGCACAGCCTCAGCGGTTTCCGGCCGCAGAAGCTTGACGCCTTCCTGGCCGCAGCCGGACTGTAAAGCCGGAAGGCTCATATACTCATATAAAGGTGGCCGGCACTCCCTCACCNNNNNNNNNNNNNNNNNNNNNNNNNNNNNNNNNNNNNNNNNNNNNNNNNNNNNNNNNNNNNNNNNNNNNNNNNNNNNNNNNNNNNNNNNNNNNNNNNNNNNNNNNNNNNNNNCCACAGTGTAGAAGCGCAGGGTCAGGATGTCGGGTCTGACGTCCAGCCAGACAAATCCTGGGGCCCGGTAAGCCTCGAAGGCGGCTGTCCTGGACCCGGCCCGGTCTCGGTCCGCTTTCCCGGCCGCTCCACTGACGACCGTCCAGGTGCCCGGACACTCGGGCTGTGGGGCAAAAAGTTGCAGCGCGTGATCATGTCCGGAGAGCAGCAGGTCGGCCTTACGGCAGGCCACGCCATACAACTCGCGCACCGCGCCGCCGCGCTGAAAGGTCAGGGGCAGATTGTCGTAGGCCCCGGCGTCCCCATGCCGGCCATTGCTGAACAGGGGGTGATGCCCCAGAACCAGCTTCCAGCGCGATCTGCTGCCGGCCAGCGCTTCTGATAGCCAGGCCCGCTGCGCGCGGTCCCAGGGGCCGCCGGGCCGTTCATTGACCCGCACCCCGGGCAGGTAGGCAGCGAGCGGCGCCGTATCTACCGCAAAAAATTCAAGCAGAGGGCCCTGGGGCGCCCGGTAGGTCCTGGCTGGCATGACCCATTGAGGATTGATGCGCGAATAGGCGACCTGGGCCTCCGCGCCGCGCGGGTCGGCGCCGTCGCCGCCGCGCACCCAGGACTCGTCGTGGTTTCCTGGAATCATCAGGAAGGGCACTTTCAGCGGTCCATAGATCTCCGCAAATCGCTCGCGGAACAGGGGAGAGGCAGGGTCCCTGGGGCCTGAGGGATAGAAGTTGTCTCCCAGGCCCACGCCCAGGTCACAGCCTTCACTGGCGCAGATCTCGGCCATCGCTGCGGCTACGCGGCGCTGCACTTCGGTTCCAGTACCTTGATCACCCATCACCACCACGCGCAGGCGACCCGGATCGTTCGGAGCAGCAACCTGTGCCACCACGTCCGGAAAAGGGGTCTGGCTTTGCAGCGGTGCAGGTGCACATGCAGAGAACAGTCCAAAGGCCGCAAACAACAGGAGGCGCATGCGTACAGCATAAAGCGGCTTCAAAAGGCCGCTCATTTCTTCCACATAAACGGACAGAGTGGTGTAGCCTGAGCTATCTCAATATCAGCTGGAGGGGTCATGAACGAGTACATGAACGTCCTGAAACACCACTATGCCGACTTCAAAGGACGGGCGCGCCGCCGCGAATACTGGATGTTCGTGCTGGTGAACTTCATCATTACGGTTGTCCTGACGACGGTGGACAGTCTTGCCGGCCTGCGGCTGGGAGAAGGCCCGCAGACGGTGGGTATCCTCAGTGCCGTGTATGCACTGGCTGTGTTGATCCCAGGTCTGGCACTGTCGGTCCGTCGGCTGCACGATACCGGTCGTTCGGGCTGGTGGGTGCTGCTTGCCCTGGTGCCTATTGTTGGGGCCATAGTGCTGCTGGTGTTCTATGTGTTCGAGAGTCAGCCGGGCAGCAACAAGTGGGGTCCCAATCCCAAGGAACACGGCGGGGTCGCCGCTGCTCCCAGCTGGTAACTGTTGTTCTCTGGCCCCTGGACCCAGTGATCCGGGGGCCTTCTTCGTGTTCCCATCCAGGGTGCCGGGCGACATAGCAGATTTCCAGGCTTGCCCAGGCTGGCTGCAA
This genomic interval carries:
- a CDS encoding amylo-alpha-1,6-glucosidase, which produces MSFPSASSPAVTRSFGPGQARSPDLEVLLTDGRGGFSLGSLAGVPTRCYSALNVSQQPPVQRYAHLASPLEILSTPSGEATLHSLELAPGVFEGQGLDLLAGATLRDLLPEREQLWRGVRVRRRSCMPHGADSVVYLYDVQADEPVTLTLGGFFVDRDMHTVHTGVPRLSLRCVDNEALVEGERLTRVQLHAPGAGVQPLTPAPFPQRVFYRHDQARGEAESELTLGAALWQVQLPAGGGQIALVFSAGSAAGVPDPWAAYEAEANRRREHARQAWAATGVRDDLVATLAVAADAYLAQRSAPAGVTVIAGYPWFADWGRDAMIALTGLTLVTGRYTEARDLLGTFLATLRRGLIPNNFHEDGSGAGYNTVDGALWLVVALELYVQASGDLDFARQSLPQVRDLLDWHVRGTDHGIRMDPGDGLLLAGEPGAQLTWMDVKIEGWVVTPRHGKPVEIQGLWLAALGAEGRLSQMSGEPPAFAAHLQRAKESFSVFWTGTAFADTLSADGVPDLSPRPNVALALALGDTPATPAQISAAAGLIRRELLTPLGLHTLSPLDARYRGDYGGTQVQRDAAYHQGTVWPWPLASYVDLLLSRGDLAGARDTLRGLQGHVWEAGLGHVSEVFSGQSLTPGGCPFQAWSVAELLRAHVAVARAQQTGLAATQTAPSSAR
- the infC gene encoding translation initiation factor IF-3: MVNIAKEHKVNEQIRVRQIRLIGGEGEQIGIIDTRDAMNMAREKGLDLVMVSPQAVPPVCRLLDYGRFRYEQQQNEKENRKRVRSQEVKAIKFRVKIDDHDFKTKTGHVRRFLDDGHKVKVTIMFRGRERTHPELGERILVRVAEALADVGTPEGMPSMMGMDMNMIMAPKQAPAPKKERTEDTGDKAGSAEKAEPVPATAPAEAPANV
- a CDS encoding glutaredoxin domain-containing protein codes for the protein MIKMYTTSWCPDCHVAKRALQQKGFDFEEINIENDDEAAQYVMRVNGGKRSVPTLVSGDVAHSLSGFRPQKLDAFLAAAGL
- a CDS encoding metallophosphoesterase gives rise to the protein MRLLLFAAFGLFSACAPAPLQSQTPFPDVVAQVAAPNDPGRLRVVVMGDQGTGTEVQRRVAAAMAEICASEGCDLGVGLGDNFYPSGPRDPASPLFRERFAEIYGPLKVPFLMIPGNHDESWVRGGDGADPRGAEAQVAYSRINPQWVMPARTYRAPQGPLLEFFAVDTAPLAAYLPGVRVNERPGGPWDRAQRAWLSEALAGSRSRWKLVLGHHPLFSNGRHGDAGAYDNLPLTFQRGGAVRELYGVACRKADLLLSGHDHALQLFAPQPECPGTWTVVSGAAGKADRDRAGSRTAAFEAYRAPGFVWLDVRPDILTLRFYTV
- a CDS encoding DUF805 domain-containing protein, which translates into the protein MNEYMNVLKHHYADFKGRARRREYWMFVLVNFIITVVLTTVDSLAGLRLGEGPQTVGILSAVYALAVLIPGLALSVRRLHDTGRSGWWVLLALVPIVGAIVLLVFYVFESQPGSNKWGPNPKEHGGVAAAPSW